Proteins encoded by one window of Acetivibrio thermocellus ATCC 27405:
- a CDS encoding 4Fe-4S double cluster binding domain-containing protein, with the protein MNNFTKIQDKLMEMGASFVGCSDVEAYLPENLKKVKYAITVGVRLSDFIIDQISDKPTYTYFHHYRAVNTLIDQITLRGQIEIQNMGYSAMAVPASQTVNDLEDRYSGVFQHKTAAVKAGLGWIGKNGLFISTKYGPRVRLGTILTDMELPIGSHVVRDGCGSCRICVDSCPAMALTGNSWFAGCDRSHIVDAQACSEYMNRNFKHIGRGSVCGICIRVCPKGFSK; encoded by the coding sequence ATGAATAATTTTACTAAAATTCAAGATAAATTAATGGAAATGGGTGCATCCTTTGTAGGCTGTTCCGATGTTGAGGCATACCTTCCGGAAAATCTTAAAAAGGTTAAATATGCTATAACTGTCGGAGTAAGACTGTCCGATTTTATTATTGACCAAATAAGCGACAAGCCTACCTATACTTATTTTCACCATTACAGGGCGGTTAATACGTTGATAGACCAGATAACTTTAAGGGGTCAGATAGAGATTCAGAATATGGGATATAGTGCCATGGCGGTACCTGCCTCCCAGACTGTCAACGATCTGGAAGACAGATATTCAGGCGTTTTCCAGCACAAGACCGCCGCCGTAAAAGCGGGTCTGGGCTGGATAGGGAAAAACGGTTTGTTTATCAGCACTAAATATGGTCCAAGAGTAAGGTTGGGAACAATACTTACGGACATGGAACTTCCGATTGGTTCCCACGTTGTCCGGGACGGCTGTGGCAGCTGCAGAATTTGCGTTGACAGCTGTCCGGCAATGGCTTTGACGGGTAACAGCTGGTTTGCCGGCTGTGACAGGAGCCATATTGTTGATGCCCAGGCGTGCAGTGAATATATGAACAGGAATTTCAAGCACATAGGCAGGGGCTCTGTATGTGGTATTTGTATCAGAGTGTGTCCTAAAGGATTTTCAAAATAA
- a CDS encoding response regulator, protein MKKVLLVNDSKFESMILKDMLVSIGYIAGIADEYDAIEKVQDMRPDYIIINRVMKEIYGDELASKIKARFPEIKCILSSCDSISIDDYKNSGIDAVIRTPVDQYRLKAVLKNVEYLKNDIRK, encoded by the coding sequence ATGAAAAAAGTGCTTCTTGTTAACGACAGTAAGTTCGAAAGCATGATTTTGAAAGATATGTTGGTAAGTATAGGATATATTGCCGGTATTGCGGATGAATATGATGCAATTGAAAAGGTACAGGACATGCGTCCTGATTATATTATTATAAACCGCGTGATGAAAGAAATATATGGTGACGAATTAGCTTCAAAAATAAAAGCCCGTTTTCCGGAGATAAAATGTATTTTGTCATCTTGTGACTCAATAAGTATAGATGATTACAAGAACAGCGGAATTGACGCGGTAATAAGAACACCTGTTGACCAATACAGGCTTAAGGCTGTATTGAAAAATGTGGAATATCTTAAAAATGACATAAGAAAATAA
- a CDS encoding NAD(P)/FAD-dependent oxidoreductase, whose protein sequence is MKVAIIGGGLSGLSCAHELERHGISPVIFHRNGYIGDQYSHISVLLEIQHRPIKDAIKYIKKNFDISITPVNTVNTLTHYSPNRKTVIKGNFGFFLKRGRDKDSLPMQLFSHLKTSKINFNTYGDIDPLAKEFDYVVVANGNTVFTNQLGCWYPTIKTYIRGAVLLGDFDPNNLIMWINKDYCKNGYAYLSPFNSKKASVILVVTDVNEKEIDHYWKAFLDYENINYTIVEEFKQAHDTGFAYPHKVDNIYFVGNAGGAIDPFLGFGQLNSIEMGVMAARSIANGDDYERLLKRVTKHNQQLYQMRKAFNTADNDTYDSLLASIGFPGIRHLLYNTRFDVVKNFARIYRLKEKLENRKKQ, encoded by the coding sequence GTGAAAGTCGCAATAATCGGCGGAGGACTGTCCGGCCTTTCTTGCGCTCACGAACTGGAAAGGCACGGTATCAGCCCGGTAATATTCCACAGAAACGGATATATAGGGGATCAATACAGCCATATTTCGGTCCTTCTGGAAATTCAGCACAGGCCAATAAAGGATGCAATAAAATACATTAAGAAAAATTTTGACATAAGCATAACCCCCGTCAACACCGTTAACACCCTTACACACTATTCTCCAAACAGGAAAACAGTGATTAAGGGTAATTTTGGTTTTTTCCTGAAAAGAGGACGGGATAAAGATTCACTGCCCATGCAGCTTTTTTCCCATCTTAAAACCTCCAAAATAAACTTTAATACTTACGGAGACATTGATCCTTTGGCAAAGGAATTTGACTACGTGGTTGTTGCAAACGGAAACACCGTGTTTACCAATCAATTGGGATGTTGGTATCCTACAATCAAAACATACATAAGAGGTGCGGTTTTATTGGGAGATTTCGATCCAAACAATCTTATCATGTGGATCAACAAAGATTATTGCAAAAACGGATATGCTTATCTTTCACCTTTTAACAGTAAAAAGGCTTCAGTCATATTGGTAGTAACCGACGTAAATGAAAAAGAAATTGACCATTATTGGAAGGCCTTTTTGGACTACGAAAATATAAATTACACCATTGTGGAAGAATTCAAGCAGGCTCATGACACAGGGTTTGCCTATCCTCACAAAGTGGACAACATATATTTTGTCGGAAATGCCGGCGGTGCAATAGATCCGTTTTTAGGCTTTGGCCAGTTAAACTCCATAGAAATGGGAGTCATGGCCGCCCGGTCCATTGCAAACGGAGATGATTATGAAAGGCTTCTTAAACGTGTGACAAAGCACAACCAACAGCTTTATCAAATGAGGAAAGCCTTTAATACCGCCGACAACGATACTTATGATTCTCTGCTGGCTTCCATAGGGTTTCCGGGAATTCGTCATCTTTTATACAACACAAGGTTTGACGTAGTAAAAAACTTTGCCCGGATATACCGGTTAAAAGAAAAATTGGAGAATCGTAAAAAACAATAA
- a CDS encoding NAD(P)/FAD-dependent oxidoreductase, with protein MKIAIIGAGLAGLSCAFELERNGITPVIFEKRSFIGENYMFPSTTLRLFDRGFNNPVKYLKKKYDLSLIPFSPLREITMKGPTKEGTVSGKLGYVFMRGDEKESLENQIAKHIRTPMHFDTYINLEDVKNDFDYIIVATGDETVANRLGVWHTTTTVYTRVALVLGNFKVGCAKMWVNRDYDKACYAFLSPHSKKSARLLLSVNDISPHEFDYYWNNFVRLEEVKYKINETRDIVTRLGYVSTAKVGNVYLTGNAAGLIDDFLGFGAINAIESGILAAKAIIKGKDYNEMVKSIKNHVAGIHELRKMINEFDNDDYERLIKILTMPVIKRIIYNNPLAKVQSITSAAKEFNNMKHKRQRRFSKS; from the coding sequence ATGAAGATTGCCATAATTGGTGCAGGACTGGCCGGGCTGTCCTGTGCTTTTGAATTGGAGAGAAACGGCATAACGCCGGTTATTTTTGAGAAAAGATCTTTTATAGGAGAAAACTACATGTTTCCCAGTACAACTCTAAGACTGTTTGACAGGGGTTTTAATAATCCCGTAAAATATCTCAAAAAAAAATACGACCTGAGTCTTATACCTTTTTCCCCTTTAAGAGAAATAACAATGAAGGGACCCACAAAAGAAGGAACCGTAAGCGGAAAATTGGGATATGTATTCATGAGAGGAGACGAAAAAGAATCCCTGGAAAATCAGATTGCAAAGCATATCAGGACTCCCATGCATTTTGACACATATATAAATCTTGAGGATGTAAAAAATGATTTTGATTATATTATTGTCGCGACCGGCGATGAAACCGTTGCGAACCGGCTTGGAGTATGGCACACAACGACAACTGTTTATACAAGGGTTGCTCTTGTATTGGGAAATTTCAAAGTGGGTTGTGCAAAAATGTGGGTCAACCGGGATTATGACAAAGCGTGCTACGCATTTTTGTCTCCCCATAGTAAAAAAAGTGCGAGACTGCTTTTATCTGTCAATGATATATCACCCCATGAATTTGACTATTACTGGAATAATTTTGTAAGGCTTGAGGAAGTGAAATATAAAATAAATGAAACCAGGGACATTGTAACAAGACTTGGATACGTATCCACTGCAAAAGTGGGAAATGTTTATTTGACCGGAAATGCCGCAGGGCTTATTGATGATTTTTTGGGTTTTGGCGCCATTAACGCCATTGAAAGCGGAATTCTTGCGGCAAAGGCAATCATAAAAGGAAAAGACTACAATGAAATGGTAAAATCTATAAAAAATCATGTAGCCGGCATTCATGAACTTAGAAAAATGATAAACGAATTTGACAATGATGATTATGAGCGGCTTATAAAAATTTTGACCATGCCTGTTATAAAACGGATTATTTACAACAATCCTCTGGCAAAGGTCCAAAGTATTACGTCTGCGGCAAAAGAGTTCAACAACATGAAGCATAAAAGGCAGCGGCGTTTTTCCAAAAGCTAG
- a CDS encoding LTA synthase family protein gives MKISIERARSNIFTNTRPQLDVFGIIYTVLFVCSIVFKGVFLQFQNQINFKPLFSTTNIFMFVASMSFTLVLAALLTVFHTKRRVLFFISNILMSVLLLSDALYLRYYNTIITIPVIYNARYLGPVRESIMSLFRFSDIFYFLDIPVFAVMSFIFSKRAEQNKLPLLKRCVVAAVLMVVAFGSFKIAYSKNDMSEYDNNYIVKNFGIGYFHYYDVKKYLKENYLRDKKLRTEEKNELTSFFEEKNKEKAALSNRFKGIAKGKNLIIVQMEALQHFVINSKMNGREITPNLNKLVKESLYFDNIYVQVAGGNTSDAEFMTNTSLYPAKEGAAYFRFATNEYNTIPKELKKEGYNSYALHAYGPAFWNRTEMYKAIGFDTFISSNDYVMDEYIGWGGWALSDDSFFRQSLEKIDVTKPFYSFFITLSGHHPYSYFEDKQTFDVGKYDRTYFGNYIKAQNYADAALGRFIERLKEMGLYENSLIVIYGDHTGLPKTQAKELLEFLGVDDNKVDWIKLQKIPLLIHCPGVKGETISTTGGQVDIFPMIANMMGFENYYALGKDLLNTEKGYAVLRNGSVLTDDYYYCSEDDTVYDLRSGEVLDKKDYEDEIQKYQKELQISDIILEKDALRKLK, from the coding sequence ATGAAGATCAGTATAGAAAGAGCAAGAAGCAATATTTTTACCAATACAAGACCGCAGCTGGATGTGTTTGGAATAATTTATACTGTGCTTTTTGTATGTTCCATTGTATTTAAAGGGGTGTTTCTCCAATTTCAGAACCAAATTAATTTCAAACCTCTTTTTTCAACCACAAATATTTTCATGTTTGTTGCTTCAATGTCTTTTACATTGGTACTGGCGGCTTTGTTGACCGTTTTTCACACAAAGAGAAGAGTGTTGTTTTTCATATCCAACATTTTAATGTCGGTTTTGCTTCTTTCTGATGCTCTGTATTTGCGCTATTACAACACGATAATAACAATACCGGTAATTTATAATGCCCGATATTTGGGGCCGGTCAGAGAGAGTATCATGAGTCTTTTCAGGTTTAGCGACATATTCTATTTTTTGGATATTCCTGTTTTTGCAGTAATGTCGTTTATATTTTCCAAACGGGCTGAACAGAACAAGCTTCCGTTGCTGAAAAGATGCGTAGTGGCCGCAGTGCTGATGGTAGTAGCTTTTGGCTCTTTTAAAATAGCATACAGCAAAAATGACATGTCCGAGTACGACAACAATTATATTGTGAAGAACTTTGGCATAGGTTATTTCCACTATTATGATGTGAAAAAATATTTAAAGGAAAATTATCTTAGGGATAAAAAACTTAGAACTGAGGAGAAAAATGAACTGACATCCTTCTTTGAAGAAAAAAACAAGGAAAAAGCCGCACTTTCCAATAGATTTAAGGGAATAGCAAAAGGGAAAAACCTTATTATTGTTCAGATGGAGGCTCTTCAGCATTTTGTTATCAACAGCAAAATGAACGGCAGGGAAATAACTCCCAACTTAAACAAGCTTGTAAAGGAAAGTCTGTATTTTGACAATATCTATGTGCAGGTGGCAGGGGGTAATACGTCGGATGCCGAGTTTATGACCAATACTTCATTGTACCCTGCAAAAGAAGGTGCTGCCTATTTTAGATTTGCAACAAACGAGTATAACACCATTCCCAAGGAATTAAAGAAAGAAGGCTATAATTCCTACGCTTTGCATGCATACGGACCTGCATTCTGGAACAGAACCGAAATGTACAAAGCTATAGGATTTGATACTTTTATAAGCTCTAACGACTATGTTATGGACGAATATATAGGCTGGGGAGGCTGGGCGTTAAGTGACGATTCGTTTTTCAGACAGTCTCTGGAGAAAATTGATGTCACCAAACCGTTCTATTCATTTTTCATAACTCTTTCCGGTCATCATCCTTATTCCTATTTTGAGGATAAACAAACCTTTGATGTCGGAAAATATGACAGGACTTATTTCGGCAACTATATTAAGGCTCAGAACTATGCTGATGCCGCTCTTGGCCGTTTTATAGAAAGGCTTAAAGAAATGGGTCTTTATGAGAACAGCCTTATTGTCATCTACGGCGACCATACAGGTCTTCCCAAGACTCAGGCAAAAGAACTTCTGGAATTTTTGGGAGTGGACGACAACAAGGTTGACTGGATAAAGCTTCAAAAGATACCTTTGCTGATACATTGTCCGGGGGTGAAAGGAGAAACCATTAGCACCACCGGCGGACAGGTGGATATATTCCCGATGATTGCCAATATGATGGGATTTGAAAACTATTATGCGTTGGGCAAAGACCTGCTGAACACCGAAAAAGGTTATGCGGTGCTGAGAAACGGTTCAGTGCTCACGGATGACTATTACTACTGCAGTGAGGATGATACCGTTTATGATTTGAGAAGCGGTGAGGTTCTTGACAAGAAGGACTATGAAGATGAGATACAAAAATATCAAAAAGAACTTCAAATATCCGACATAATTCTGGAAAAAGATGCACTGCGGAAGTTGAAATAA
- a CDS encoding polysaccharide deacetylase family protein: protein MASFFKSRVARILPLIALSLSLLFAGCNTSPKLNGDLKSPVPNTAGQDAGQEGGSLATPTPTPTPEPTPTIDLQSVKPNEAGKIMVVMFHNFVESFTPKSYDKGEYTTTFSEFEKLLQDLYDRGYRLISMSDYLNNNISVPAGCIPIIFTFDDGTSGQFNLVEENGTLKVNKKSAVGIMEEFYEKHPDFGLKGTFYVNLGNSTFEGAGTLQQRLQYLVDKGFEIGNHTYTHINLKDTTSAQKIQEEIAKNQRTIAELIPGYKMTTFSLPYGLPSVEGLHSYVIKGSYEGVEYEHAAIMEVGWDPAHSPVSKDFNPLSTHRVRASGINPVDCDLAWWLKNLSREEQYISDGDPNTVTVPKKNEDKVDKDKLKDKKLVIY from the coding sequence ATGGCATCTTTCTTTAAGTCAAGAGTTGCAAGAATTCTTCCCTTAATAGCTTTGTCTCTTTCTCTGCTGTTTGCAGGATGTAACACCAGTCCCAAATTGAATGGCGATTTGAAGTCACCGGTTCCCAATACCGCCGGACAGGATGCGGGACAGGAAGGTGGTTCTTTGGCAACACCGACTCCAACACCGACACCTGAGCCAACGCCTACAATTGATCTTCAAAGTGTCAAGCCTAATGAGGCTGGCAAAATAATGGTTGTTATGTTCCATAATTTTGTTGAGTCTTTTACTCCTAAGAGTTATGATAAGGGTGAATACACCACTACTTTCAGTGAGTTTGAAAAGCTGCTTCAAGACTTGTATGACAGAGGTTACAGGCTTATCAGCATGAGTGATTATTTAAATAACAATATTTCAGTGCCTGCAGGATGCATACCGATAATATTTACATTTGACGACGGAACATCGGGACAGTTTAATTTGGTTGAAGAAAACGGAACTCTCAAAGTAAATAAAAAATCTGCCGTAGGAATTATGGAAGAGTTTTATGAGAAGCATCCTGATTTCGGGCTTAAAGGCACTTTCTATGTGAACCTTGGCAACAGCACTTTTGAGGGTGCGGGAACTTTGCAACAGAGGCTTCAATATTTGGTTGACAAAGGATTTGAAATTGGGAACCATACTTATACCCATATAAATCTGAAAGATACCACAAGTGCTCAAAAAATACAGGAAGAGATTGCTAAAAACCAAAGGACTATTGCTGAGCTTATACCCGGATATAAAATGACTACTTTTTCTCTTCCGTACGGACTTCCATCTGTAGAAGGCCTGCATAGCTATGTTATAAAAGGTAGTTATGAAGGGGTGGAATACGAACATGCGGCAATTATGGAGGTAGGCTGGGATCCGGCCCATTCTCCGGTATCAAAAGATTTTAACCCCCTCTCGACCCACAGGGTTAGAGCTTCGGGAATTAATCCTGTAGATTGCGACCTGGCATGGTGGCTTAAAAATTTATCCAGGGAAGAGCAGTATATAAGTGACGGAGATCCCAATACCGTTACAGTTCCTAAGAAAAATGAAGACAAAGTAGACAAGGATAAGCTAAAGGACAAAAAGCTCGTTATATATTAA
- the argH gene encoding argininosuccinate lyase, with protein MKLWGGRFEKNTDKSVDDFNSSIRFDCRMYKQDILGSIAHAKMLGKCKIISEEDSILIQNTLREILKDIEEGKVQFEIDAEDIHMNVEKILISRIGDVGKKLHTGRSRNDQVALDIRMYLRDEVVEIRKLLVNLERTLIEIAKNNIDTILPGYTHLQRAQPITFAHHMMAYFQMFKRDIERLNDCYKRINVMPLGSGALASTTYPLDRYMVAKELGFDSITENSLDAVSDRDFVIELSACLSILMMHLSRFSEEIILWASHEFGFIELDDAYSTGSSIMPQKKNPDVAELVRGKTGRVYGDLMALLSVMKSLPLAYNKDMQEDKEAIFDAVDTVKMCLPVFTKMIETMKIKKENMLRAAQGGFTNATDMADYLVKKGIPFRNAHEIIGKMVLYCIENNKAIEELDMSEFKSFSELIEEDVYEEISLSKCVSGRNLPGGPAKESVMASIENGLKFLSTQ; from the coding sequence ATGAAACTTTGGGGCGGTAGATTTGAAAAAAATACCGACAAATCGGTGGATGATTTTAATTCATCCATAAGATTTGACTGTCGTATGTACAAACAAGATATATTAGGAAGCATTGCCCATGCCAAAATGCTTGGAAAATGTAAAATTATTTCCGAGGAAGACTCCATTCTTATTCAAAATACTTTAAGGGAAATATTAAAAGACATTGAAGAAGGAAAAGTACAGTTTGAAATTGATGCCGAAGATATTCATATGAACGTTGAAAAAATCCTCATATCGAGAATCGGGGATGTGGGAAAGAAGCTTCACACCGGAAGGAGCCGCAATGACCAGGTTGCCCTCGATATAAGGATGTATCTTAGGGATGAGGTTGTTGAAATCAGGAAATTGCTGGTGAACCTCGAAAGGACGCTTATAGAAATAGCAAAAAACAATATTGACACCATACTTCCGGGATATACACACCTGCAGAGGGCTCAACCCATAACTTTCGCCCATCACATGATGGCATATTTTCAGATGTTCAAACGGGACATTGAAAGGCTTAACGATTGCTATAAAAGAATAAATGTAATGCCCCTGGGTTCCGGCGCCCTGGCCTCCACAACCTATCCTCTTGACAGATACATGGTGGCAAAAGAACTGGGATTTGACTCTATTACCGAAAACAGCCTTGATGCGGTAAGCGACAGGGATTTTGTCATTGAGCTTTCCGCCTGTCTTTCAATCCTTATGATGCATCTTAGCCGGTTCAGTGAAGAAATCATTTTATGGGCCTCCCATGAGTTTGGTTTTATTGAATTGGATGATGCATACAGTACCGGAAGCAGTATAATGCCTCAAAAGAAAAATCCGGATGTGGCAGAGCTGGTAAGGGGCAAAACCGGAAGGGTTTACGGCGACCTTATGGCACTTTTGTCAGTTATGAAATCGCTTCCTCTAGCTTACAACAAGGATATGCAGGAAGACAAGGAAGCCATTTTTGACGCTGTGGATACTGTAAAAATGTGTCTGCCGGTGTTCACCAAAATGATTGAAACCATGAAAATAAAAAAAGAAAACATGCTCCGGGCGGCTCAAGGCGGATTTACAAATGCCACCGACATGGCAGATTACCTTGTTAAAAAAGGTATTCCTTTCAGAAACGCCCATGAAATTATCGGGAAAATGGTTCTGTACTGCATCGAAAACAACAAGGCTATTGAGGAACTTGACATGAGTGAGTTTAAAAGCTTCTCAGAGCTTATAGAAGAAGATGTGTATGAAGAAATAAGCCTGTCAAAATGTGTTTCCGGCAGAAATCTTCCCGGAGGACCGGCAAAGGAAAGTGTCATGGCTTCTATTGAAAACGGGCTTAAGTTTTTGTCCACACAATAA
- a CDS encoding argininosuccinate synthase, producing MSQKEKVILAYSGGLDTSIIIPWLKENYDYEVIAMAADVGQGEELEPLREKAIKTGASKIYIEDLKEEFVTDFIFPTLKAGAVYEGKYLLGTSFARPLIAKRMVEIALKEGATAVAHGATGKGNDQVRFELTVKALAPHLKIIAPWRIWDIKSREDEIEYAQARNIPIPVSKEDNYSMDRNLWHLSHEGLDLEDPWNEPQYDKILKLMVPPEKAPDKPTYVEIYFEKGIPKKVNGVEYGPVELIEVLNKIGGENGIGIVDIVENRLVGMKSRGVYETPGGTILYAAHRELELLCLDRDTLHYKDLVAQRFAELVYYGQWYTPLREAISAFVDVTQETVTGTVRLKLYKGNIISAGAKSDYSLYSEELSTFGEDNVYNQKDAEGFINLFGLPMKVQALMKEKNKGK from the coding sequence ATGAGTCAAAAAGAAAAAGTAATCCTTGCCTATTCCGGCGGTCTGGATACTTCAATAATCATTCCCTGGCTTAAAGAAAATTATGACTATGAAGTCATTGCAATGGCAGCTGACGTTGGACAGGGCGAAGAGCTTGAACCCTTAAGAGAGAAAGCTATAAAAACCGGGGCAAGCAAAATATATATTGAAGACTTGAAAGAAGAATTTGTGACAGACTTTATTTTCCCCACATTAAAAGCAGGTGCCGTATATGAAGGAAAATATCTTTTGGGTACATCCTTTGCAAGACCTCTTATAGCAAAGAGAATGGTTGAAATTGCCTTAAAAGAAGGCGCTACAGCAGTCGCTCACGGAGCAACGGGAAAAGGAAACGACCAGGTCCGTTTCGAGCTGACCGTCAAAGCTCTTGCTCCCCATCTTAAAATCATTGCTCCGTGGAGAATATGGGACATTAAATCCAGAGAAGATGAAATCGAATACGCCCAGGCAAGAAACATCCCCATTCCTGTATCAAAAGAAGACAACTACAGCATGGACAGAAACCTCTGGCACCTCAGCCATGAAGGCTTGGATTTGGAAGACCCATGGAACGAACCGCAGTATGACAAAATATTAAAGCTCATGGTTCCGCCGGAAAAAGCTCCGGACAAACCCACCTATGTTGAAATATATTTTGAAAAGGGTATACCTAAAAAAGTTAACGGTGTGGAATACGGACCTGTGGAGCTTATTGAAGTTCTTAACAAAATCGGCGGTGAAAACGGTATAGGAATCGTTGACATAGTGGAAAACAGATTGGTCGGAATGAAATCCAGAGGCGTTTATGAAACTCCGGGTGGAACCATTCTTTATGCGGCTCACAGAGAGCTTGAGCTTTTGTGTCTTGACCGTGACACTCTCCATTACAAAGATCTTGTGGCTCAAAGATTTGCAGAGCTTGTTTATTACGGACAGTGGTATACTCCTCTGCGTGAGGCTATTTCAGCCTTTGTTGATGTTACTCAGGAGACGGTTACCGGTACAGTAAGATTAAAACTTTACAAAGGAAATATAATAAGCGCGGGAGCCAAATCCGATTATTCCCTCTACAGTGAAGAACTTTCCACGTTCGGAGAAGACAATGTATACAATCAAAAGGATGCCGAAGGATTTATAAATCTCTTTGGTCTTCCGATGAAGGTTCAGGCTCTTATGAAAGAAAAGAATAAAGGCAAATAA
- the ruvC gene encoding crossover junction endodeoxyribonuclease RuvC, whose product MIIMGIDPGFAIAGYGIVKYEGNKFTSVDYGAITTESSMELPKRLLVLYNGLKEIIEKYRPEAIAVEELFFNKNIKTALAVGHGRGVAVLAAAQSGIDVFEYTPIQVKQSIVGYGRAEKTQVQQMVKAILNLPAIPKPDDVADALAVAVCHAHSYKMISYGL is encoded by the coding sequence ATGATTATAATGGGAATTGACCCCGGATTTGCAATTGCCGGGTATGGTATAGTAAAATATGAAGGAAACAAGTTTACTTCCGTAGATTATGGCGCAATTACCACTGAAAGCTCAATGGAGCTTCCAAAAAGGCTTTTGGTTTTATACAACGGTTTGAAGGAAATTATTGAGAAGTACAGACCTGAGGCAATAGCTGTAGAAGAGCTTTTTTTCAATAAAAATATAAAAACGGCTCTTGCCGTGGGGCATGGAAGAGGTGTTGCGGTTTTGGCGGCCGCTCAATCGGGAATTGATGTTTTTGAATACACTCCCATTCAGGTAAAACAGTCAATAGTGGGATACGGAAGGGCGGAAAAAACACAGGTACAGCAGATGGTAAAAGCAATACTTAATCTTCCGGCTATCCCTAAGCCGGATGATGTGGCGGACGCACTGGCTGTGGCGGTATGTCATGCCCATTCCTATAAAATGATAAGCTATGGACTGTGA
- the ruvA gene encoding Holliday junction branch migration protein RuvA encodes MFAYIRGRLEYKNNDFLIVESNGVGYRIFTSLSTISGIGEIGQEVKVYTYLYVREDVISLYGFLTQEELNVFELLISVSGVGPKAAVSVLSAISPSRFSLAVITDDVKTLTKAQGIGKKIAQRIILELKDKIKKEQLTEYAQSEEGGKVLDTDSSKMAEAVSALMVLGYSPAEANKAVSAVYREDMDIETIIKNALKGLARP; translated from the coding sequence TTGTTTGCATATATCAGAGGAAGACTTGAATACAAAAACAATGATTTTTTGATTGTTGAATCAAACGGAGTGGGATACAGGATTTTTACGTCCCTTTCCACCATTTCGGGCATTGGCGAGATAGGACAGGAAGTAAAGGTCTACACATATCTTTATGTTCGGGAAGACGTTATAAGCTTGTATGGATTTTTAACTCAGGAAGAGCTCAATGTGTTTGAACTCTTAATCAGTGTTTCCGGTGTGGGACCGAAGGCGGCGGTATCGGTTTTGTCGGCAATATCGCCCTCCAGGTTCAGCCTTGCGGTTATAACCGATGATGTAAAGACATTGACAAAAGCTCAGGGTATAGGAAAGAAAATTGCCCAAAGGATAATACTTGAACTTAAGGACAAGATAAAGAAAGAACAGCTGACAGAATATGCCCAAAGTGAAGAAGGCGGCAAAGTTTTGGACACGGACAGTTCAAAAATGGCGGAGGCGGTAAGCGCCCTTATGGTTTTGGGATATTCTCCGGCTGAAGCAAATAAAGCGGTATCGGCGGTTTACAGGGAGGATATGGACATCGAAACGATAATTAAAAATGCTCTTAAAGGACTGGCAAGACCTTAA